A region from the Pirellulaceae bacterium genome encodes:
- a CDS encoding homoserine O-acetyltransferase, which yields MPAEFSSSDDQRTNQALTQLQSICFDKPMRLKLGGQLPSVTCAYETFGQLNSDRSNAVLVCHAISGDSHVTRHHPDDQPGWWEQLVGPGRAIDTNRYFVICPNVLGGCRGSTGPESINPATNRPFGQQFPIITMDDIVNVQTRLVNQLGIDRLVGVVGGSLGGHQAITWATRYPERIAACCAIATSSRLSSQALAFDVIGRNAIKTDPMFQDGQYYGNAKQPDIGLAIARMLGHITYLSADGMDEKFDVDRHNPRELDTLFENRFSVGSYLAYQGHKFVERFDANSYITLSMAMDLVDFGDTLEQRCASLASSTCRWLVVGFSSDWLFPPQQSRQILQALNTLQKSATYAIVPSDAGHDGFLVESDIDRYCDLVAATLAPPTRLTSDTPPQRVDDQRILELIEDGESVLDLGCGSGDLLCALRARGHHRLTGVEVDLDSVTKAARQGLIVQHADLDEGVLDFPNDSFDTVILSATLQAVANIEELLDEMLRVGSRCILSFANFAFRELRDMYTREGKSPKADGQYRYDWYDTPNRRFPSITDVHELLRAKRAKVLRAIYMDTKSDVQISDDDDFNYKADTAILVIHR from the coding sequence ATGCCGGCAGAATTCAGCAGCTCAGATGACCAGCGAACCAACCAAGCTTTGACTCAGCTGCAATCGATTTGTTTTGACAAACCGATGCGGCTGAAGTTAGGGGGCCAGTTGCCTTCGGTTACCTGTGCCTATGAGACCTTTGGCCAGCTTAACTCCGATCGATCCAACGCGGTTCTCGTCTGCCATGCGATTTCCGGAGACTCACATGTCACGCGTCATCACCCGGACGACCAGCCTGGCTGGTGGGAACAACTGGTTGGCCCCGGACGAGCGATCGATACGAATCGCTACTTCGTCATCTGCCCCAACGTGTTGGGAGGCTGTCGCGGCTCCACCGGTCCGGAATCAATCAACCCAGCAACTAACCGACCGTTTGGTCAGCAGTTTCCAATCATCACAATGGACGACATTGTCAATGTACAGACTCGATTAGTGAACCAGCTGGGAATCGATCGACTCGTAGGTGTCGTGGGCGGATCCTTGGGAGGGCATCAGGCAATCACCTGGGCGACGCGTTATCCGGAACGCATCGCAGCCTGCTGTGCTATCGCGACTTCCTCTCGACTATCTTCGCAGGCCTTAGCATTCGACGTGATCGGGCGAAATGCGATCAAGACGGACCCGATGTTTCAGGACGGTCAATACTATGGCAATGCCAAACAGCCTGACATCGGACTGGCAATCGCCCGCATGCTGGGCCATATCACCTATCTATCGGCAGATGGAATGGACGAGAAATTCGACGTCGATCGACACAACCCCCGCGAACTTGACACGCTGTTTGAAAATCGTTTTTCAGTCGGCTCCTACCTTGCCTACCAGGGTCACAAATTTGTAGAACGCTTTGATGCCAACAGCTACATCACACTGTCCATGGCCATGGATCTTGTCGATTTCGGCGACACGCTTGAACAACGGTGTGCCTCGTTGGCTTCATCAACTTGCCGTTGGTTGGTGGTTGGTTTTTCCAGTGACTGGCTCTTCCCACCCCAACAGTCCCGCCAAATCCTGCAAGCACTCAATACACTCCAAAAATCGGCCACCTATGCCATTGTGCCTTCGGATGCGGGACACGATGGTTTCTTGGTCGAATCCGACATCGATCGCTACTGCGATCTAGTTGCTGCAACGCTTGCCCCACCAACAAGGCTCACCAGCGATACGCCTCCCCAACGAGTAGATGACCAGCGGATTTTGGAACTCATTGAAGATGGGGAATCCGTCCTAGACCTCGGCTGTGGCAGCGGAGATTTACTCTGCGCACTTCGAGCTCGAGGGCACCATCGCCTGACTGGGGTAGAAGTCGATTTGGATTCAGTCACCAAGGCGGCGCGTCAAGGTTTAATCGTTCAACACGCGGACCTTGATGAAGGCGTGCTCGATTTTCCTAACGACAGTTTTGATACGGTTATTTTATCAGCCACGTTGCAAGCCGTTGCCAACATCGAAGAGCTATTGGACGAGATGTTGCGGGTAGGCTCACGCTGTATTCTAAGCTTCGCAAATTTCGCCTTTCGAGAATTGCGAGACATGTACACACGAGAAGGCAAGTCTCCCAAAGCAGATGGTCAGTACCGATACGATTGGTACGACACACCAAACCGCCGGTTTCCTTCCATCACCGACGTCCATGAGCTGCTACGAGCAAAGCGGGCAAAAGTCTTACGAGCGATCTATATGGACACCAAATCAGACGTACAGATATCGGA
- a CDS encoding O-acetylhomoserine aminocarboxypropyltransferase/cysteine synthase → MTDQNESQGLGTRCLHAGQQPDPTTNARAVPIYASTSYVFDNTDHAADLFALKEFGNIYSRIMNPTNDVLEQRLVALDGGAGALGLASGQAATHAAINTICHAGQNFISSNSLYGGTWTLFTQTFPKQGIEVRFFDPSHPEQIENLVDENTRLVYMDSVGNPKNDVPDYRKITELAHRHRLPVFCDNTTMTPLLLRPIEHGVDVVIYSTTKFIGGHGTHIGGAIVDSGNFPWADNPDKWPEFCAPSESYHGVVFVEALKPMGNISFIIHARTHWLRDTGACMSPFGAFLFLQGLETLHLRMPRHCENALNVAQFLEQHEAVSWVNYPGLESHKDHVNAMNYLPDGQGAILGFGVKANNANEAKEIGRRFIDHCKLCSHLANIGDAKTLVIHPASTTHQQLTAEEQVETGVTPDYIRVSVGLEDSEDIIADLNQALRAATA, encoded by the coding sequence ATGACAGACCAAAACGAATCACAGGGCCTCGGAACACGATGCTTACATGCTGGACAACAACCCGACCCAACGACAAATGCCCGGGCCGTACCTATTTACGCGTCCACATCCTACGTTTTTGACAATACGGATCATGCGGCAGATCTATTTGCACTCAAAGAATTTGGCAATATCTACTCACGGATCATGAATCCCACAAACGACGTGCTCGAACAACGTTTGGTCGCACTCGACGGAGGCGCAGGGGCCTTAGGACTTGCTTCCGGACAGGCGGCAACCCACGCTGCGATTAATACCATTTGCCACGCGGGTCAAAACTTCATTTCCTCGAACAGTCTCTACGGCGGAACCTGGACACTGTTTACACAAACGTTTCCTAAACAGGGTATCGAAGTCCGCTTCTTCGACCCCAGTCACCCGGAACAGATCGAAAATCTTGTCGACGAAAACACTCGCTTGGTTTACATGGACAGCGTGGGTAATCCCAAAAATGACGTTCCGGATTACCGAAAAATCACGGAGCTTGCCCATCGGCATCGATTGCCCGTTTTTTGCGACAACACGACGATGACCCCTCTGCTGCTCCGCCCAATCGAACATGGTGTTGATGTGGTGATCTACTCAACCACCAAGTTTATTGGAGGTCATGGCACTCACATCGGAGGCGCTATTGTCGATAGCGGCAATTTCCCTTGGGCCGACAATCCCGACAAGTGGCCTGAATTTTGTGCACCGTCAGAATCCTATCACGGCGTGGTATTTGTCGAAGCTCTGAAACCGATGGGAAACATCTCTTTCATCATTCACGCGCGCACACATTGGTTACGAGATACGGGGGCGTGCATGAGCCCCTTCGGTGCCTTCTTGTTTCTACAAGGTCTAGAAACACTCCATTTGCGTATGCCCAGGCATTGCGAGAATGCGCTGAACGTCGCTCAATTCCTGGAACAACATGAGGCCGTTTCCTGGGTCAACTATCCCGGATTAGAAAGCCACAAGGATCATGTCAACGCCATGAATTATCTACCAGACGGTCAAGGCGCGATTCTCGGTTTCGGCGTCAAGGCAAACAACGCCAACGAGGCGAAAGAAATTGGCCGGCGCTTCATCGACCATTGCAAACTGTGCTCGCATCTTGCCAATATTGGTGATGCGAAAACGCTGGTCATCCATCCAGCTTCGACAACCCACCAGCAATTGACCGCCGAGGAACAAGTAGAAACAGGCGTCACACCCGACTACATTCGTGTCTCAGTGGGACTGGAGGATAGCGAAGACATCATCGCTGACCTGAATCAAGCGTTGCGCGCAGCCACGGCCTAA